A region of Enoplosus armatus isolate fEnoArm2 chromosome 14, fEnoArm2.hap1, whole genome shotgun sequence DNA encodes the following proteins:
- the insl3 gene encoding insulin-like 3 (Leydig cell): MSAAKCLVSLMAVLVAAVCVVHAQERIKMCGRELIRLAVSSCGNSRLRRSTLNVELSRRQYTSHWDQDASTEEHQAAETVHTTAPESDVEKGVFSLAPHWYPLSSRIRRAAGKISDICCEKGCSMKELIQFC, from the exons ATGTCTGCTGCTAAGTGTTTGGTGTCTCTGATGGCGGTGCTGgtggctgcagtgtgtgtggttcaTGCCCAGGAGAGGATTAAGATGTGCGGGAGAGAGCTGATACGTCTGGCCGTCTCATCCTGTGGTAACTCCCGGCTAAGGAGAAGCACCCTGAACGTAGAACTGAGCCGACGTCAATACACTTCTCACT GGGACCAGGACGCCTCCACAGAAGAGCACCAGGCTGCAGAGACGGTCCACACCACCGCTCCAGAGTCTGACGTGGAGAAGGGTGTCTTCTCCTTGGCTCCTCACTGGTACCCTCTGTCCTCTCGGATTAGACGAGCAGCTGGAAAAATATCTGACATTTGCTGTGAAAAAGGATGCAGTATGAAAGAGTTGATTCAGTTTTGCTAG